The proteins below come from a single Alosa sapidissima isolate fAloSap1 chromosome 23, fAloSap1.pri, whole genome shotgun sequence genomic window:
- the net1 gene encoding neuroepithelial cell-transforming gene 1 protein isoform X2, with product MVAHGAKRTLQVIDFQNQCNKDNEEPSSKRGRPLGRVTSLANLISPVKSGAVRRFGQTIQSISFRGDGRSSPPKPCSKAVAPTPPKRRNSTLWSETLDSSQKGSFSAKEIKRQEAIFELSRGEQDLIEDLQLARKAYHDPMLKLNIMTEEELTHIFGDLDAYIPLHEDLLTKLSKATRPDGTVGEIGQIVVNWLPRLNAYREYCSHQLAAKALLDQKKQDRRVGDFLQRCLESPFSRKLDLWSFLDIPRTRLVKYPILLKEVLRHTPPDHADITSLQTAISIIQEVLSDINTRKGESECQYYQEQLEFLDDRQRDPHIQQSKSLLCHGELRNKSGTKLHVFLFNEVLVLTRPVTRNDRHGYQVYRQPIPLRDMILEDLQDGDVRMGGSFRGAFTNSEKAKNIFRVRFTEPSQGQSHTLQVNDIFHKQQWLNCLRSAITVHRGAAPPPQTPAAAPATTSSDSDSAVTPTCSDPETPPNPLPALPASGARSKRRPPSSSSSSSTLSSSSSMEADENCPQGAVLPPATSPTPPSPILTADPESSSSSSSSSCSSTTSLLPRKAKKERRSLCSLGKRKETMV from the exons ATGGTGGCTCACGGTGCCAAACGCACTCTGCAGGTGATCGACTTCCAGAACCAGTGCAACAAGGACAACGAG GAGCCGAGTAGTAAGCGCGGGCGTCCGTTGGGCCGTGTCACCTCTCTGGCCAATCTGATTTCGCCGGTGAAGAGCGGGGCCGTCAGGCGCTTCGGCCAGACTATCCAg TCGATCTCGTTCCGGGGTGATGGCCGCTCCTCCCCCCCCAAACCCTGCAGCAAGGCGGTGGCTCCCACGCCGCCCAAGCGCCGCAACAGCACCCTCTGGTCCGAGACCCTGGACAGCAGCCAGAAGGGCTCCTTCTCCGCCAAAGAGATCAAGAGGCAGGAG GCAATTTTCGAGCTGTCCAGAGGAGAGCAGGACCTGATTGAGGACCTCCAGTTGGCACGCAAG GCGTACCATGATCCCATGCTGAAACTGAACATCATGACAGAGGAGGAGTTGACCCACATCTTTGGGGATCTGGACGCCTACATCCCACTCcatgaag ATCTGCTAACCAAGCTCAGCAAGGCCACGAGGCCAGACGGCACTGTGGGAGAAATCGGCCAGATCGTGGTCAACTGG ctgccgCGTCTCAACGCGTACCGTGAGTACTGCAGCCACCAGCTGGCGGCCAAGGCTCTGCTGGACCAGAAGAAGCAGGACCGCCGCGTGGGTGACTTcctgcagcgctgcctggagtCGCCCTTCAGCAGGAAGCTGGACCTGTGGAGCTTCCTGGACATCCCCCGCACACGCCTGGTCAAGTACCCGATTCTGCTCAAGGAGGTGCTGCGCCACACGCCACCTGACCACGCCGACATCACCAGCCTCCAGACAGCg ATCTCCATTATCCAGGAGGTGCTGTCGGACATCAACACGCGCAAAGGCGAGTCTGAGTGCCAGTACTACCAGGAGCAGCTGGAGTTTCTGGACGATCGTCAGCGAGACCCGCACATCCAGCAGAGCAAGAGCCTCCTGTGCCATGGGGAGCTACGCAACAAGAGCGGCACG aaGCTGCACGTTTTCCTGTTTAATGAGGTCCTGGTGCTGACCCGGCCGGTCACTCGCAACGATCGCCACGGCTACCAGGTGTACCGGCAGCCTATCCCGTTGCGGGATATGATTCTGGAGGACCTGCAGGATGGAGATGTGAGGATGGGAGGATCCTTCAGAGGGGCCTTCACCAACTCTGAGAAAG CTAAGAACATCTTCCGCGTGCGCTTCACCGAGCCCTCTCAGGGCCAGTCCCACACACTGCAGGTCAACGACATCTTCCACAAGCAGCAGTGGCTCAACTGCCTGCGCAGTGCCATCACCGTCCACCGGGGGGCAGCGCCCCCTCCCCAGACCCCCGCTGCAGCCCCTGCCACGACCTCCTCTGACTCCGACTCCGCGGTCACCCCCACCTGCTCGGACCCCGagaccccccccaaccccctgccAGCTCTGCCGGCCTCTGGCGCACGCTCCAAGCGTCGCCCCCCCTCTTCGTCATCATCGTCGTCGACTTTGTCCTCGTCATCCTCCATGGAAGCAGACGAGAACTGCCCACAGGGCGCTGTGCTGCCCCCAGCCACGTCTCCCACCCCACCGTCCCCAATCCTCACCGCTGACCCTGAgtcatcttcctcatcctcctcatcctcatgcTCCTCCACGACATCCCTGCTGCCTCGCAAGGCCAAGAAGGAGCGCCGCTCCCTCTGCTCCCTCGGGAAGAGGAAGGAGACCATGGTCTAA